DNA sequence from the Dunckerocampus dactyliophorus isolate RoL2022-P2 chromosome 4, RoL_Ddac_1.1, whole genome shotgun sequence genome:
GAGCAAGTTCCTCCGCGTGAGACGCTGTCGCTCTTTCAAACAGCCCGAATATTTGATCATCTGCTCTTTCAACATTTGTACGGTTCTAAGCTTGCTTCCGAGGCATCGTCTTCACCCTTCGGGTCGTGCTTGTGCAacgcactgatctgtattatatatctggatagctcattggcgatgacttgtgaagccacacggccgccacaTTGCTACTCTCAAAAAACACTtctcgacaagcttttgcattcgtggtgaatttattttattaattcggattggacacaaattttgccttaagatgcctgcacgtgcagctattaactgcacaaatcgccagttcaaaggctgtggacgaacatttcacgtgtaagtatgattgaaatgtagatttatgattgatcatttaagggttttgcactgtccatctctcagatattttcgatcgtgtaaaattcctctgattaaatgtatgtccagaattgataggtttatatagctctataatagctaagaggaaatgtacctACTTTtctgttatatcatgatatatgtatttctttaagggacgaaggttgcgttacttgaaggaatgggagaatctcagtgcttccatgatgcttaccaggcattgtatacagtgcagttagcaagccagtttgcatacaattgacccggcatgacccttcatttggataaacaacctttttttttgctgctgaatgactgacgtaaaaggattcattcatatgatatgttctggaaaataatattactgaacatgcataccgtatgtttgagattgcaaacaacgtattgtcttacccaaagcatatggttttgtttcagtgttgttgttttttctgtgtgtgtttatggttattacacattatggttatcatatattattcctgtggtttttgttcaaatatatttctatatcagaaaagagcttatttctatttcataacacaaacaaaaaaaatcatcaaaatgtgaaatgattttaaaacttgtctttTTTATGATTcatttgtacagacgagagcatagtgaattgtatgaaagtaagaataaaaagtaaaggatcatgaccatggattttagtggaaaaaagggatgggatatgcagttcaaatgaaaatctctttctagaggagtaaaactatcattgctataggggagtgctgagccagggtgcacagtagcaTTTTGTCccaaggcaatgagaattggaaggggaaaaagtacatttaatatagccaaaagatagagaataacgtatcaaatggtctttaagggacgaaggttgcgttacttgaaggaatgggagaatctccccgctttttaatgtcaaatatagatgttctgttagcctcttcatctgctttgtacactatgtacgctgtgccaatgtagtcgatgtgagtggtaagattctcataatttcgattttttatctcataattatgatttttatctcataatttgaaCTTCCTATCTCATTATTACGTCTAATCTCACAAGTTTTACTTttcatttcataattatgactctgATCtaatatttattactttttattttgtaatatagatactttttctcattatttatgattttatctcataatttaaactttttatgTAACAAGCACGGCTTTCGTTTCTCAtattttcgactttttatctcataatttgaaATTCCTATCTCATAACTCTCTTATGTCGCAACTTTGACTTTTACTCTAATAGTAACGACTTTTTATCTCTtaactttgactttttatttcgtAATTTCAacgttttatctcataattgtggctttttatctcagaatttcgACGTTTTTTATCTCAATTTGAAATTTCAATCTCATAATTGTCTTTATCtcacaattttgactttttatttcataaatatGACTCTCTCATTATTgtgacttaataatttaatttgattcatgttttggagtaatacaactaaaaaatttcgactttttatttcataattttgactttttgttttttgtaaatttgactttttaatctcataattatgatttatctcataattttgactttatgtaaTAATTATGACTCTGATCTCATATTTATTGAATATCAATCCTTTTTCTTCATAATTATCTCATTTCAAGTTTTTATCacataattatggcttttttctgCACAATTTTGGCTTTGTCTCATAACTGTATTTCTTATCtcacaattttgactttttatgtcataatatgactttgtatctcataatcTTGAGGTTTTATTTTGTAACTTCGGCTTTTTATcacataattctgactttttatgtcAGGAATATGACTTCCTTATGGGCGAGGAAGAAAGAAAAGTTCCAGGGAGGTCACCACCTTTATTTACAAAGAATGGGAACTCAATATAAAAAAACGCTACAAgtaaaaatacaagaattaaaatgaaatgaaatcataACGAGACCAGACAACCTCAAATCAGAGCACAACAAAAGAGAACCGAAAACTAAATATCAACAGCATGCGTCATGAATATGGAAGCTACGATCAgcgttttatgctgccgatgcCGACCATCCATGAgcgagatcggccgataccgatctcAATAGTACACtgttatttaccaagcacatctccactcagagTGTGGCCATCGCCTTCATGCAAGGCATCAAGTCTGaaatcaaacacgctggcacgGACTGGCCTAGCCtgtggcgtagcctgtgtcgaGCCGCCACAAggaagccattgaggtttttACAGACTAGCGTTGATTCTCGCgacaaagtgcgtccctcgTCAGCTCAacacgggtgttggcaaccctacgcgACACAGCACGCTTGTAGGGCGTGCCACCGCTCGGTTTTTcggaaaggcatttatcggcatacagTATACCGTTCACGTGGGTTTTAAGGAAATTGTGTTGTTGTGTCCGTATAAAATGTTGTAAATCTTCACTAAGCAGTCACATTTAGCTGCTGTTCATACGCGGCACACTAACTCGAGCCCCATGAGGGAATCTGGCATCATGCACACAGCAGAGCTCGCTAACTGCCCAGGAAGACCTTTATTCTCCGTCGTGTGTCCGCACATGCGCTGTCAATGTCTTCTTATAAGAGTAACTTTTACCGCAggctgagcaactaaaaggtttttctcccgtgtgcgtcctTTTGTGCGCAATCAAAGAGACCTTCTCGCCAAAACTTTCGCTGCAAATTGAGCAAACAAAAGGTTTTTCCCCCGTGTGCGTCCTCATGTGAGCTATCATGTTAGCCTTTTTGGAGAAGGTTTTACCGCAAACCGAGCAACCAAACGGCttctctcccgtgtgtgttctcaAGTGCGACAGCATGTGCGCCTTCTGAGTGAAGCCCTTGCCACAAACCGAGCAAggaaagggtttttctcccatGTGCGTCCTCATGTGCTGAGTCACGTTGCTCTTGCGAGAAAAGCTGTCACCGCAAACGGAGCAAATAAAaagtttctctcctgtgtgcgttctcatgtgtgacacCATAGTAGAATGGTGAGAAAATCTTTGGCCGCAAACGGAGCACctgaagggtttttctcccgtgtgcgtccgCATGTGTTCGCTCAAATGGCTCTTATAAGAAAACCTCTTCGCACAAACCGAACAGGTAAACCGTCCCTCGTGGGCCTGGTTCTTCGAGCGTTTCAGCACGCCAGCGTGAGTCCTCATATCGCCTTCGGCATCGCCGCTCACAGGCTCTTGGATGTCGTTGGGGCAACGTGACGTTGCGTCGTCGCTTTCTGATAGCGGAGCGACAAGGTTGTCTGCTCGCGGTTCGTCTTCGTGGTCTTCGATCTTCACGGAGACAACAGTCACACCGGCCTCCTCCTCCGGCCCGAGAAGACGCTCTCCCTTCTGAGAGgtccagagttcctcctcttcctctttaacgtgggggggctgctggatgtctgcaggacacaaacatcGCAAACAATGAACAGTGGCAGCACAGaccgccccccccaaaaaaaccacGAGCCAACAACCTCAGCGCTTGAATGTGGAGAGCATCGTTAAGGATGAGGATGGCATCATGGCGTCTACACACATGATGGAAGGATAACGAGGACGTGGTGATCGACAAGCTCTTTATTGCAAAAGCAAAACTTCTGTTGGTCGAACcgtgccaaaacaacatcagcaaactcaactggcAGGTGGCTACagcatccttgagcatgttcaaGGATGTCcatcatttggactttttatctcataattatgacttttttttattctaataattttaacttttatttcataatttggATTTCTTATTCCATaattttgtctctcataattctaaccttttatttcatcattttgatTTTCTAgttcataatttagactttttatctcataatgacGACTACCTTATCtcacaattttgactttttatcgcATATTTTTAACttcatctcataatttagacgtaccttataattttgactttgtctcatttctgactttttcttttgtgatttcgactttttatctcacatcTATGAATTCCTTATcccacaatttggacattttatcTCTTATGActtcatatttttgactttttattctaTCATTTCAACTTCACACAATTCCaacttattattttataattttgacTTTCCAGTTCACAATTTCCACTTTATCTCAAAATCTAATTTGTATCTCAATTATGACTTCCTTATCTcacaatttggaattttttatgtcataatttcgacttttgaTCACataaactttttatctcataactttgtctttatctcataattataactttttattttataatttggactctctagtccaggggtgtccaaactatttccacttaGGGCCGaatgctgaaaaatcaaaagatgcggggccgcttttacataaaaaaacaacccaaacttaatatttaatataatatatatatatttacacatataaaatatatttattcattttatcagtgataatattattttgaagtgtttctccttacattactttttatAAATATCTACattctatgttttttttctcatactaatatgccttctcttgatattttgactttattatcataacattacagcattcacccaacctaattttcctaaaatttcaacttaattctttgtttggtttgtttcttatgttacaacttttttcctataatttttcagctttatgctgtttttttctgttaatatcatgactttattcccttcatgttttgtctttgttcttgtaaaattactgctttttttttccatttttgctgtcgttttttatattttattgtttaatcgtattgttagaatgtgccaagggccagtaaaaaaacagtcgctggccgtaaatggcccccgggccgcacttttgaCATCCCTGCTCTTgttcataatttcaactttttacctcataatgAGACTTCCTTAGCTTACAATTGTGActtatcttgtaattttgacgTTTTATCTCATATTCATAACTGTATCtcgtaatttattttaaaatctgTACTTTGTctcacattactgacatcttattttgtaatttcgactttttatctcctatTTAATTCCTTACTTCACaattttgacttgttttttaaATCTCATATTTATAA
Encoded proteins:
- the LOC129179388 gene encoding gastrula zinc finger protein XlCGF8.2DB-like translates to MLKELVKERLMAAADEIFALFERTMASYEEELSRTREENDRQRQQLEAGCKTQAVTHVEDIQQPPHVKEEEEELWTSQKGERLLGPEEEAGVTVVSVKIEDHEDEPRADNLVAPLSESDDATSRCPNDIQEPVSGDAEGDMRTHAGVLKRSKNQAHEGRFTCSVCAKRFSYKSHLSEHMRTHTGEKPFRCSVCGQRFSHHSTMVSHMRTHTGEKLFICSVCGDSFSRKSNVTQHMRTHMGEKPFPCSVCGKGFTQKAHMLSHLRTHTGEKPFGCSVCGKTFSKKANMIAHMRTHTGEKPFVCSICSESFGEKVSLIAHKRTHTGEKPFSCSACGKSYSYKKTLTAHVRTHDGE